One Bufo gargarizans isolate SCDJY-AF-19 chromosome 3, ASM1485885v1, whole genome shotgun sequence DNA segment encodes these proteins:
- the LOC122931694 gene encoding protein kinase C theta type-like, giving the protein MASTGHSEESEEQKREEEKRKREEDSMTGSSVMKKRRGDEESGLEDEEITSDSSQDSGSSSPFARLTISRFTIHKVLGTGSFGKVVLASVPGRNIYTAIKMINKKWDNADTILRERRILLAARDCPFLCHLYAAHQSQERAYFTMEYLSGGSLEALINVCGHLNIDNIRFYTAEMVCGLQFLHGHNIVHRDLKPQNIMLDADGHIRIIDLGLAQDGVTASNKIRGVTGTFHYMAPEILLRKRYGTAVDWWSLGIVVSRMASGHHPFYHGPFPKMASIAITTKEPDIPTWLDDGVQHLIRKLLCKNPKKRLGVRGNIRQHPLFSTVGWEELEERRARPPFTPFQPVLEKQHLHWPKDKKALRPVAEFSYMSPSWARWMRRSGL; this is encoded by the exons ATGGCGTCCACGGGACACAGCGAAGAGAGCGAGGAGCAGAAGAGAgaagaggagaagaggaagaGGGAAGAGGACAGCATGACAGGATCCAGCGTCATGAAGAAAAGGAGAGGAGACGAGGAGAGTggattggaggatgaggagataacATCTGACTCCAGCCAAGACTCTGGCTCATCCAGCCCTTTTGCCAGGCTTACCATCAGCCGCTTCACCATCCACAAGGTCCTGGGCACAGGCAGCTTTGGCAAA GTGGTTCTGGCATCAGTCCCTGGCCGAAACATCTACACGGCCATCAAGATGATCAACAAAAAATGGGACAATGCAGATACCATCTTGAGAGAGCGGCGGATACTCCTGGCGGCCAGAGACTGCCCCTTCCTTTGCCACCTGTATGCTGCACACCAGTCTCAGGAGCGGGCATATTTCACCATGGAGTATCTGTCCGGCGGCAGCCTAGAGGCCTTAATCAATGTGTGCGGCCACCTGAACATCGACAACATAAG GTTCTACACAGCAGAGATGGTATGTGGCCTCCAGTTCCTCCATGGACACAACATCGTCCACCG AGATCTAAAGCCCCAGAACATCATGTTGGATGCAGATGGCCACATCCGTATCATCGACCTTGGGCTGGCCCAGGATGGTGTCACTGCCTCCAATAAGATCCGTGGAGTGACAGGAACCTTCCATTACATGGCCCCTGAGATACTTCTTAGAAAAAGATACGGCACAGCAGTTGACTGGTGGAGCCTGGGGATTGTGGTGTCCAGGATGGCATCAGGACACCACCCATTTTACCACGGCCCCTTCCCGAAAATGGCTAGCATAGCCATTACCACCAAAGAGCCAGATATTCCAACTTGGCTTGATGATGGCGTGCAACATCTCATCAGAAAACTGCTGTGCAAGAATCCTAAGAAGCGTCTGGGTGTGCGCGGAAATATCAGACAGCATCCATTGTTTTCCACCGTGGGCTGGGAGGAACTGGAGGAGAGGAGGGCACGGCCACCATTTACACCATTTCAGCCAGTTCTGGAGAAACAACATCTGCATTGGCCAAAGGATAAGAAAGCCCTTCGCCCCGTGGCCGAATTTAGCTATATGTCACCAAGCTGGGCCCGGTGGATGAGAAGATCTGGGCTGTGA